The region CCAACGATCATTTCACTTCTGACGAACGGTCGATGATCCGTGCACATGGTCCCTGGCCACTGAAGCCGCTGCCCGACCCTTCAAATCGCTTTTCCGGCAACCAAACCGCGATTGCATTCGGCAAGGACCTGTTTTCGGACCCTCGACTTTCGCGCGACGGAAATCTCTCCTGCACGAGTTGCCATGTGCCCGAGCTCGGTTTCACCGATGGTCTTGAGAGAAGCACGGGCATCGGCGAAGTTGATCGAAATGCGCCCGCGATCGCCAATCTCGCGAATTTTCGCTGGTTTGGCTGGGACGGTCGATCCGACACGCTTTGGGGTCAGAGCATACATCCCATTCTCAACGACCTGGAGATGGCGGCAACGGCCGCTGACATCGCAACTCAAATGGTTGGCCAGGAAGATCTGTCTGTACGATATGAGCAGGCGACCAAGACCAACCCGGCTTATGAGACACCGGAGGCTCTTCTCGTTAACACGGGTAAGATCCTGGCAGCCTATCAAGAGACCCTGCGCACTCCTCGCACGCATTTTGACGATTATCGAGATGCACTCGTTACAGGTGACACAGCCGGTCAAGTCGCCTACCCGGATGCGGCCAAACGCGGTCTGAAGATCTTTACCGGCAAGGGCAAATGCAGCATTTGCCATTTTGGGCCGCTGTTCACGAATGGTGAGTTCCATAGCATCGGCATCAAGCACTTTGCAGCAGCAGATCGGGTCGACACCGGGCGATACGGCGGCCTGAAAGCCTTTCGCGAGAGCAAGCTCAACCGTCTCGGGCCCCATAGCGACGAAGACCAGGCGCTCGCGGCCAAAGCGCCAAGCGCCTACGCAGCCTTCCTTCACAGCAACTGGGGTGCCTATCGCGTGCCCTCCTTGAGAAATGTTGCCGAGACCGCTCCCTACATGCATGACGGCAGCCTGGCGACGCTCGAAGATGTTGTCGACCACTATTCCGACATGAACATGGACCGCCTCCACTCGGACGGCGAAACCCTTCTGGGGCCGCTCGATTTGTCGGCGCGAGAACGCTCGGACCTCGTTGCGTTTCTGCACACACTGACCGCCGCGCCTGTCGCTCACGCGGCCGGAGATTAGTCCGCGCGGTCGATCAACAATCTTGTTCGAGAAAACGTGAAGAGAAATCCGCGCCGCTGACATTACTTCAGCCAGCAAGAGCTCTATACTTACACCGTGGTGTTTCCATTCGCGCCCCGCCGCTCTCGGTTCATCTGGCATCGGGCAAAGCGTCAAGTTATTCGAAGGAGAAACAGGCATGAAAGCCCCAGCCTACAACCGTCGTTCCTTTCTGATTGGTGCAGGTCTCTGCAGCGCCTCCCTCATCCGTCCTCCTTTGGGCCTCGTGTCCGCAGCAAATGCGGCAACCGGTGTGGCTCCGACAGCCTCCATGCGCGGCGGCAGCAACAACTACAGTCCAAACGCACCGCTGGTCGACAATCTGGGTAAGGGTTTCTGGGTCTCCGGAACAGTCAGAAAGGCTGGCGGCGGCGAGCCCCTTTCCAATGTGCGCATTCAGATCTGGGCAGCAACAGAGCGCGGCGGCGAGCGCGAACCGAGCAACCATGGCAGCGTTTTGACCGCCGCCGACGGCACTTTCCGGCTTGAGATGTCTCAGATCTTGCCCAACTTTGGCCAACCCCATGCGCATCTCGCCTATGATGACGGTGCCTTCAAAACGGTATTTCTGCGCCCCGTGATGGGAAGCAGAAGCGACACCAGCGTACAGGCCCATTTCGTGCTTGCATCAGCCTGACGCCGTGCGCCAACGCGTGCCGCCAGACAACAAGAAAGTCGTCACCCGGCGCCTCGTCGGCGGCTTGATCTGGGCAACAGTGGCAGGCCTTTCACTCTGGCCGGTTCTGATCGCCGCTGCGAGCCCATACATCGTCGGCCGCAGCGCAATCTACATCGCGGCAGGTCTTGCTGGCGCTCTGTCGCTGACGCTCCTCTTCGTCCAGCCGCTTTTGGCAGCAGGCCTTCTTCCTGGTCTGAGGGGTCTACGCGGTCGCCGGTGGCATCGTGTGGCCGGTTTTCTAATTGCGGCGGTCGTGGCGGTGCACATTGGTGGGCTTTACATCACCAGCCCGCCGGACGCCCTTGATGCATTGCTTCTGGTCTCGCCGACTCCCTTTTCCATTTACGGTGTGGTCGCCATGTGGGGTCTCGTCCTGACGGTTCTGCTGGTGGCTTTTCGAAAGCACCTCCGCCTCCGCCCGTTGGCCTGGCGCATCATCCACAATGCTTTGGCCGCAAGCGTGGTGGCTACCAGTGCCGCCCATGCCCTTCTGATCGAGGGCACAATGGGCACCCTGTCGAAAATCGTCCTTTGCATCTGCGCCGTGCTCACCACAGCCGCCGTTACCCTCTACCTTCGGGTGATCAAACCACTCAGACAGCGCAGGGCTTCGGCCCAACGGGCTCATCGAGCAGCCCCTGACCTTTCCGCAAAATCGTGACCACGTCGGCTTAAGGCCTGTCATTGCCGAGAGATATTCCAGACCTGTTTTCAGGGTAGGATCAAACCATTCAAACAACGTTTGAAGTTTTCCATCAATCAGGCTAAATCCATGGTGGGAAACGAGGAGTGGAAATGGTCTCGGAAACAACGGCACAGCGCATTCTTCGGAACGCAGAATATCTGATGGCGTCAAATGGGATTGCGTCGACTTCGGTCCGGCAGATTACGGATGCCTCGGAGGCTAATGTTGCTTCTGTAAACTATTACTTCGGCAGCAAAACAGAACTTCTGCTGGAGTTGTTGAAAGATCGGTTCTCACAATTGGACACTGAACTTTTGACAAGGGTGAATGCTGTCGAGAAGAACGCCGCGGGAGCCGGTCCCAAGGCGCGTGATCTGACAGCCGCCTATTTTGACGCTCTTGCTTACCTGGGTTTTAATTCGGAAACTGGGCAGCTGGACCCTTTTATCCTTCTTATTCAAAGAGCCGCTGCTGAGCAGGAAGAGATTCTCGAGAAAGCCCAGGATTTTAGCGCACCTGGCCTCTCCAAATTGATGTCTTTGTTGGCTGACAGTATCCCTGGGAACCAGGGTCAGGACATCGAGATTAAAACACTTCTACGCCTGATGTTTACAACATCCGTTGCTGCAATGCCCACGATGAACGCCGAGCGTAAAAACGACATGCAGTTTTCAGCTGTCCGGGATTTTTTGTTTGCGGGCGTAGAAGCTTACCTATTGCGCATAGCAGGGAAACCCTGAGTCTAATTCTCTTGTAAAATCAGCCCACTTTTGGCATCACCGAACGACTTCAACTTCCGGCTTTCGCAAAGCCGCAATTCAAAACGAACGCTCAGCCAATCGACAGACATAGCCAGGCGTCCAGATATGGAGACGACAATGCGCGCATTTCGTTGGGCTGCTGTTATTCTGGCGTGTGGGCTCGGTAGTCAAATTGCACTCGCAGATGCCTTATCGATCGAAACTGCAAGAGGAAATATTGACGTCCCACGCGATCTCCAGAAGTTGGTTGTCTTCGACATTGCAGCCCTGGACACATTGAACGCCCTCGGCGTTTCGGTCGCAGGAACGCCTGAGCAAGTTTTTGTCGACTACCTGAAGCCTGTGGCTAAAGACGCCGAGAAAGTAGGATCGCTCTTCGAACCTGATTTTGAAGCCATAAATGCCCTACAGCCTGATTTGATTGTCGCAGGTGGGCGATCCTCCAAACAGGTCGAAGCGCTTTCAGAATTCGCGCCGACCATCGATATGACGATTTGGGGCGATGGCCTTTTGACCCAGGCGATTGCACGGCTACACGCTTACGGTTCGCTGTTTGGCAAGGAAGACGCTGCCCAAGAGCTGGAAGATGACCTCAATAGCGCCGTCAATGCATTGAAGGCGCAGAGCGCCGGTGCGGGAAAAGCTCTCATCGTTCTTACAAATGGGCCAAAGATCAGCGTGTATGGCAAGGGTTCTCGCTTCGGATGGCTACATACAGAACTAGGAATCGAGCCAGCGATCGAAGATGTTAAATCTTCGACGCACGGTGAAGCGGTTTCCTTCGAGTTCATTCGAGATGCCAACCCGGACTGGCTGATTGTGATTGATCGTGCTGCAGCGATTGGTCAGGACGCAGCACTGGCAGCCGAGACGCTCGACAACAAACTGGTTGCTGAAACCACGGCCTGGAAGTCTGGGCAGGTTATCTTTCTTGACGCGAGCAAGGTTTATATCGCAGCGGGCGGCTATCAATCTCTGATGGGCACTTTGGCTGAAATTTCGGACGCATTCCAGAAAGCCAACTAATCGGACACCCATTCCTTGCGCCCTCACCTTGCTCCCTTGCAACGGACATCGGCATTCTGGCCGATTGTCCTTGCGATTCTCCTTGTCGGACTGGTCGCCGGGAGTCTTGTGACCGGAGCAGCGAATGTGTCAGCTCTCGATCTCTTTCGCCGTGGTGAAAGTGGCGATATTTTGCTTGTCAGCAGGTTGCCCAGGACACTGGCGACCATCCTTACCGGTGCGTCTCTGGCTGTCGCTGGCGTCATCATGCAAACGCTCGTCCGCAACCGGTTTGTAGAACCGGCGACGACCGGAACCGGCCAATGCGCGGCGCTTGGGCTCCTTGCAACATTACTTCTGGTTCCTGGAGCCCCCCTCTTGGCCAAGATGGCGATTTCCAGCGCTGCGGCATTTGCGGGAACAGCAATCTTCCTGGCATTGGTGCGGCGACTTCCTCCGACCCAACCTCTCCTCGTTCCCCTGACTGGCATAGTCTACGGTGGCATAGTCGGGTCTATCTCGATATTCATCGCTTATGAAAATGACTTGCTTCAATACATCTCCGTTTGGATGAATGGCGAGTTTTCCGGGGTTCTCCAAGGCCGCTATGAACTACTTTGGGCGTCCGGCGCAGCTGCCCTGGCGGCCTATTTCTATGCAGATCAATTCACGGTCGCCGGGTTCGGGAAGGACACCGCACATGGTCTCGGGCTTAGCTACCGCACTGTGATGATCGCCGGCCTGAGCATTGTCGCCCTGATTACATCCTTTACGATACTCACGGTTGGCATGCTGCCTTTTGTCGGGCTTGTCGTGCCGAATATCATCAGTCGGTTCCGAGGGGACAATACGAAGGAAACCTTGCCACTTGTCGCCGTTTTGGGGGGCGTTCTTGTGCTCGCAAGCGACCTCATTGGCCGCTTGATACGCTACCCCTACGAGATTCCTGCGGGGACGATTTTCGGCGTCCTCGGCACAGGCGTTTTCCTCTGGCTGTTGTTTGCGAGGCCAACTCGCCGTGTCTAGAACCTTCTGTATTCTTGGCTTGTGCACCCTCCTTTCAATCACTGCCTTCATGGTCCTTGGCGCCCGTGGTAATTGGGATTTTATCCTGGTTTTCAGAGGCACTAAGCTGGTAGCTCTCGCCCTTGTCGCGACCTCGATCGCGGTTGCCACCGTCCTCTTCCAGACACTAACGAGCAACAGGATCCTTACCCCGTCGATTATGGGTTTCGATGCGCTCTACATTCTGTTTCAGACCGCGCTGATTTTTACCCTTGGCGGCTTTGGATTTTCGACTCTCGCCCCGGAATTAAAGTTCGCCCTTGAACTCTGCCTGTTGTCCGCTGCATCCCTAGTGCTGTTCGGGAGTCTGATTGGCCAAGGCATGCATGACCTGTTTCGCATGTTGCTGGTTGGCGTTGTGTTCGGGGTCCTTTTTCAAAGCCTTACGGTGCTCTTGCAGCGCATGATCGACCCGAACGAGTTTTCAGTGGTTCAGGGATCTTTGTTCGCCAGTTTCAACAACGTGGACACCACACTTATTGCTCTGGCAACACCATTGGTTCTCGCGTGCTGCGCTTTGGCATGGCACAAGCGCAGTGTTTGGGACGTTATGGCCCTGGGGCGTGAACAGGCCATCAGTCTTGGCCTGAATTACAAACGCGAGCTGATGATTGGGCTTGCGTTGGTCACAGCGCTGATAGCCACGTCAACGGCGCTTGTCGGGCCAGTTGCTTTCTTCGGGCTTCTGGTCAGCGCAATCAGTTATGAAATCACGAAAACTTATCATCATGGCCCGATCTTCCTGTCGTCCATCCTTATTTCCGTCATCGTTCTCGTCGGCGGTCAGGCCATCTTCGAACGCGTACTCGGGTTGGGGGCGACCTTGAGTATTGTCGTCGAGTTTCTCGGCGGACTGGTGTTCCTGTTTTTAATCCTGAGGAGGGTTCGAGTTTGATCGAAATCGAAAACGTCACCTTCCATCATGGCAAGTCACCAATCTTGAAGGACGTCTCACTCACAATCGAAAGAGGCGGGATCACCGCATTGATTGGGCCAAATGGTGCAGGCAAATCAACGTTGTTTGCTTTGATGGCAAGGCTGCTGCCCCTTCAGTCCGGCAAGATCTCTTTCGATTCAATGGACATTCGTCAAACGCCTTCGAGGGAGCTTTCGAAAAAGCTGGCGATCTTGCGGCAGGACACCCATGTCGCATCCAGAATTACCGTGCAAGATATGGTTGGATTTGGGAGGTTCCCGCATCATCAGGGTCGCGCAACCAGACAGGACCATGACAAGGTTAGAGCTGCTTTGGATGTATTTGACCTTGCTGACATTGCGGAGCGTTTCATCGACGAATTGTCCGGCGGACAACGTCAACGCGTTCTGGTGGCGATGGCCTATGCACAGGACACGGAATATCTTCTTCTGGACGAGCCTCTCAACAATCTGGACATGCATTTTGCCCGCAATCTGATGCATCAGTTGCGCGATCTTGCCGACAATCACGGCAAGACGATTGTCGTCGTGCTGCATGAGATCAACTACGCAGCTGCTCATGCGGACACAATCATCGCCCTGAAAAACGGCGTGGTCGCCGCCCATTCCAAAACCGATGAATTTATGACCGAGGAAACCATTTCCCGGATCTATGACATGAGCGTCAAGGTCAAGACCGTCGACGGCCTGAAAGTGGCCCTGCACCACGTCTGAGAAAAAGCAGCATCGGCACGGAGCCGATGCTGCTCTCTTCATTTTAAACGGCTGACCTGTTCGATCAATACCGCAGTTTTGCCGTCAAACGGAACGAACGTCCTGGTTCATAGAGTGGTGTGATGATGCCGTCATATTCGCCGCCATAGGTTGCTCGATCGGAGTATGTCTCATCGAAAATGTTGTTCGCCTCGAGCCGGACTGACAAAAACTCATATTGCTTTGGCTTGTATTCCGCGTAGGCACTAACGACCGTATAGGGATCGATCGTGCCATATCCCGAGGAAATAAATCCGTCGTATGCCAGAGCGGCATCCAGTGTTGCCCCAAGCGTCACGTCGTACTGGTCAAACGTATGGGCGATCTCACCAGAGATTATCTGACCAACGGCGGCACCAATGTTAATCAGGTAGTAGGACTCAAAGCCTGTATCACTCAGGTTCAAACGCGTATCCGCATAGGACAGTTTTACAAAACCGTTGCCCCAGTTGTAACCACCCGAGAGCTTGTAGCCCCAGCTGCTGAAATCCACGTTGCTGTCGCCGTCGCGGTAGTTCCAAAAACGGGTATTGAAGACATCGGCTCCAGCAAACCAACCTGCGTTTTCATAGCTAAGCCCAGCGGTCACATTGTCCGAGCGAACAGGCTCCAGATTCGAATAGTCCCAGGTTCTCCAATATTCGAAACTCTCTTCGAGATCGATACCGCCAAAAACATTGGAATAGCCAGCATTGACCGAAACGCCCTTGATAAGCTCGACCTCTGCAAACGCATTTCCGCTCAGGCCAAAATTGTCCACATTGGTGCCGTCTTTGCCCTCGAAATAGTTTCCGTCAGCGCGGCCACCGAAGGAGAGTTTGAGGCGATCAACCGGAGTCAACCGGGCCTGCGCAAACCCACCAATGTTTGAAACCTGCTCCGAATAGGCCTCATAAGAATCGCTGTAGTCCGTGTTCTGAGAAATGAAGTCGACACCGGTTGTAACCGTATTGCCTTCACTGATTTCGAAGACATTCTCGGCCTTGGCAGTCCAGGTTCCACCTGTGGATTCACTGCCATAAGGCTCGGGAATCTTGAAGCTGTTCTCGCTATAGCCAACGACGACCTTTGGATTCCAGAGGCCTTCAATCTCTTCCTTGCCAAAGTTGAAGGAAAAATTGCGCCGCGTTGTATCGTAGACTCGTATGTCAGAAGTACCGAACAACCCACCAACATTCGCCCGGTAAGGTCTCAGCGCATCATCGATGATTTGCTGCGCGCTGAGTTCAAACCGGTAGCCCGTATCCGTTTCATAAGCGCCCTTCGCCAGAACGCTTGAGAAATCGGCGCCAGTTCCCGGAACCGCCCAGCCATCGCCATTTTCATAGTCATCGCCATTTGCAAACTTGGCATAACCCAGCAATTCAAATCCCTGATGGCGTGCATAGGCCGCCGCGCTTTCAGTAAATGTCTCACTGTTCGTGTCATAGCTAAGAGTAGCGAAGGCTCCAAAATTCCGATCGTTGATCAAGAGATCCTGGACATCGACAGTTTCATAGACGATAGAGCCGCCGAGCGCCCCAAAGCCAGCGTCCGCGGGTGCGACACCTGGATCAACGCGTACCGCCTTCAACAGGGCCGGGTCGATGTAGTTGGTGCTCGTGTGGTGAAATATCCGGTTTCCCTGCTGAACACCATCTACGGAGACAGCCAGGTTGTTCTCGTCGATACCATTCACAAATACCTTTTGCGCAATAGGAATACCGCCTCCGACCGAAATTGAAGCGTTCCCGGCAAACAAGTCGCGCAAGGTTTGGGGATCAGTTCGCTGTATTTCCTCGATAGCGATGTAGATCGACTGCGCCCGGTCTGCACTGCCTTGATGCTCATCGAACCTGTCGGCCGCATCTGGAGACACCCGAATGGTGTCCAGGGTCACTTCACCGCTAGCCGTTGAGGCAACCGATGCATCCTGTGCATTGGCGCTCCCGACAAAGAGCACTGATGGTAAGACTGTGCCGGCAAGCAGCAGCGAAAGACGCACGCGGTCAAGCATGGCCAATTCCTTTTGTGTTCAAAATTTCAAGATCAGCTGAATTCGGCTGAACAGCCGAACATGGCTCGAACCGCCCCCAGTTGCACGGCACAACAGGTTTTATACATGAGTTAAATTGTCATGTAAAACACTGTTTGAAATAATGTTTTGCTCATAGAAAAGGCGCTTAAGCGGCGAAATACGCAAGCAAGAAGTGTGTATTTATCGTTTTATTTCAGTATCTTAACCTATTTTTTGGAACACCGACCGGAACATGGAGCGTCATTCTTGCAAGCCGAATGTCCCACAGGAACTTGGCATTGGCGGAGCATTACACCCACACCAAGCGCAGCCTGATCTAGAATTCGGCTCCAGACGAGCGAATAAGACGAACGTCGGAAACCAGTCTGTTTCTGGAGATTGAGAACAACACATCTGCGGCGCCGTAAGATTCTGATGGAGCGCCTTGTTCATGGAAGATCGCTTCCGAAATACGGAGCCCATGACAGATGCACGCCTTGTCCGGTAGCAACTTAAGCCAAGCAATCAAGCGTCTTTAAGCTGTCGGTCGCCATTCAAGCTTCAGTTCTTCTCGCCAGGCGAACCGCTCAATGTGACTGTCGATGACACCCTTCATCCGAGCCATGTTCTGATCTTCCTCGGCTTCACAGTGGATTGTGAGACACGCGTCAGTGGCGACCATGCGGCAGAAGCCGAACGGAAATGACACCTCACCTTTGTTGTCATCCCAATCTGCGGGAACCTTGTGGGCAAAGTGCTTGCAAAGTTGCTGTAGGTATTTTGAGGCTGAGGCGGTATGCGCGGTCGATGTGACGACTATCATTGCCCTGGCTATCCATTCTCTTGCATTAAAAAAGTGAGCCGGGAGACCCCGGCTCACGCGAAAAGCTTGACATGCAAACTTAAAACTTGGCTGTTGCCGTCAAAAAGAAGCTCCGGCCCGGTGAATTGACAGGCGTCACGCGGCTCGTCGCGCTGTAGGTTCCCCGGCTGTAGTAGGTTTCATCAAACAGATTGTTGACTTCGCCGCGAAGCGTGAAGTCCGTGTCACCGAACTTTGGAGCCCATTGAGCGAAGATATTTACAACCTCATATCCCGGAATAGGATCGTCATACCCGTTGTCTGCCAGCGCCTGATTGGAATACTCAAAGGCAATTTCCGCGTTAGCTCCAAGCGTCAAATTCCAATCCTGGAACGTGTATCCTGCGCCAAGCGACAGCATGTCTCCGACCGGAACGCCGTTGTTGGAGTCTCCAAACAGCGGAATGCGATCTCCATACTCAACGTCAGTGTGCGTATAGGCGGCCGAAACGTAAGCGTTATCCCAGTTGTAGCGAGCTGAGATGTCAAAGCCTTTTGAGATCAGATCATCGCCGTTGACCCGCTCCGCAGTTGTAAATCCTGAACCATATTCATATGTCGTCGTATTAAACATCTTAGTATAGAAAAGGTCGGCGCCAACAACGAGACCTTTGTATTCGTAAGACAATCCAACCTTTGCATTGTGAGCCGTCGTCGGGTTCAAATCGTCTGCATAGGTATAGTCAAGGGCGTGAAACAGAGCTGCTTCGGATTGCTCGATGCCTCCAAATACATACGAATAGCCACCGTTAAGTGACAGACCGTCGATGATTTCATAACCCAGGTTTATATTGGGCGAGAGACCGAAGTTATCGAAGGTCTGGTCGTCTACCGAATGATAACTTTGAAAATCGGCTCGCAGACCTGCAGAGACGTCCAGCTTCTCGATTGGGGTAAGACGTGTCTGCACATATGCGCCGACATTGGTAATGTCTTCAGACACATCTGTCGAAAAATGGAACCGTTCGATATCTACCTGATCATGGTAGAAATCGACACCGGCCGTCACAGTCCCCAGACCAAAATGAAACCGGTTCTGCAGATGGCCGCCGATCGATTGAAGATCAGAATTGAAATCTCCGCTTGCCCGTGTGTAGCCGGAATTGTTGGGGCGGTTAAGTTTGTTCTGATTGTAATAAAGTAGTACTTCAGGGTCGAAGTTACCGCCAGCCCCCTCCAAGGTGTACTTGAAGGTCGCTGTCAGCCGCTCATATAGGTTTTCGTTAAAGTCAGTTCCAACGGCTCCCATGTTGGTACGTAACCGCCGATAGCCGTCATCCCTGTAGTATTCCCCGGTCGCTTCGAACCGGTGGCCTTCGACGCTTTGGTAAGCCAGCTTGCCTAGGCCATTCCAGAGATCGGCAGCGGTACCCAGTTCAGTGAACCCGTCGCCGTCATCGTAATCCTGCCCCTCTGCACGAGTGATGGCGCCCAAATACTCAAATCCTTGGGCAGCACCGTAAGCGGCCGTTGTTCCAGTCAGCGTCATCGAGTTGGTATCATAACCGAACGAAACCAATCCACCCAGTGTCTGACCTTCTTTGAGGAGGTCCACTGCATCGACCGTTTCAAAATCGACACTGCCTCCGAGCGCACCAGGGCCACTGTCTGCCGGTGCCACACCGTCATTTATGCCAACAGATTTGAGGAACAACGGGTTGATGCCCAAGGTGCCATTATGATGCCAGACGTTGTTTTTTTGCCTGGCGCCATCGACCGTTACATTTAGTTTGGACTCATCAATGCCGTGCACATAGAGCTTTTGAGAGGCTGAACTACCTCCTGCCGTCGCCACTGATGGCGTGCCCTGGAAGAGTTGCTTCAGGTCAACCGGTTGTGTTTGCTCAATTTCGTCGCGACTGATGTTGGCGCTGGTTTCAAGGGTCTCGAATTTTTCAGAGCCGTCATCTTTTACGACAATGGTCTCTAGCTCCTGTACTTGCTGAGCTCCGGCGGCCACTACCGAAAGGGTAAAACCACTGACGGACGCCAATATGGCCGCTTGCCTCACGATTCTACGTTTCATTCTTCAAACCCCAACCCTCGTCAGTCCAGCCGCGGCGGCTTCAGGCCTTTTCAACCGAGCTTAAACTTGACTAAAAACATCATGTATTTGATAAAGGCAGTGTCACAATCAAACAATTCCGAAGGCGTTTGCGTGTCACTCAAACTCTTTTGCGAAACTGAACTTTTGGCAAAAGTGCTTTCTCTATTAGGATCTTATGAAGAGCGTAAGTGACAGAGCGAAATTCATCTTGCCCCTCGGTTTGCCAGTCCTGGACACTTGAATCTCATGTTCGTTCCGCTTGATCGCCATAAGCACTACGTCACAAAAGAAGATCTTATGGATCAACCTGGCGCTCAACGCATGCGTTGGGTCGGTCCGTCGCTTGAAACAAGCGATGAGGTTCTGCGCGGTGCAATCGGGTTCATGGACGTTGAGGAAGGGCTATCAGTTCACTATTCGAATGCTGAAGATCTGCATGACCTCAAAATTGAGACCGAGTGCGGCCCAAGATTAAGTGCCTCGCTCTTTCTGGAGGGGCAGGTCGACGCCTTTGTCGGCGACTTCAAGATACCGATGCCTTCCTACGACAATGACGCTCGTCATTGGTCACCGATTGCAACGGTGTTCTCGCAAAACCGTATCGAAAAATTTGTACGGCATGCGCGCAAAGGTGTCCGTTTGAAGAAGGTGACCATTTCCATTTCGCACGACTGGCTCTTCACCCATTTGGATAAGTCTGATCCCAGATTTCACATTTTCAAGGAATTCGCCGAGACGCATGTCTCGAGCTTGAGCTGGGTCCCCAGCACCCATGCAATTGGCCTGGCAGAACAGATCATCGCCGCTCCCAACAGATCGCCTTTTCAGCATCGTCTTTATATAACCGCACGGGTCTACGGGTTGCTGGATGAGGCTTTTCAGCACTTCTCAGAGCGACCTGTAGATCCACCCGTCAAAGCAATAGATGGACAGGATCGGCACAAATTGCTGGAAATCGATACATTTCTTGACGATCAACGGGGCAATTGCGTCGCGGTCGAAGAACTCGCGCGGCACATCGGCATGAGCCAGAATTCACTGCAGCGGCTGATCTCACGCGCCTACGGACTGTCAGCGTCCCGCTTCATTCGGAAGTTTGGTCTGGCAAAAGCAAGGACAGCTCTCGAACGAGATGGGCTTACGATCGCCGAAGCCGCGCATATTGCCGGCTATTCCTCGCCAGCCAACTTCTCAACGGCATTCAAAAGAGAATTTGGCCTGACACCAAAGCAGATCATTTAATAAAATCAGTCTTATAAACCTTCCACGCCGTTCTACTCGACTGAGCCAGCTTTCGCTTTAATTGCAAACGCCGCCTTGTCCTCGATTGCATGAACCCCGCACCAGAAAAAGGGGGGGAAAGACCAATCAATCGAAAATTCTAGCTCAAAATCGTCCTGTCTTCTGGGAGCCGGTCGCGGAGCGAATGACCAGGTACTGAGCTGCGACCCGACTACAGGACAGGGCCGTTTCTCATTGGGTTTTCGTGAAGGTGCTGTAGGCCGCAGGGCTTTGATCTGCAACCATGCGCAAGATCGTGACCCAGCACGCCAGCCCCTCTGCAATCGAGCTCTTGCGGAAGAACTCGTTGGGCGCGTGAAAGTTCTCGTCGGAAATGGCAAAGGAGAACATCACTGTATCGATGCCCAGCTCTTCCTGCACGATGGATGTCAATGGCAGTGATGCACCGATACGAACTTTGTGCGGCGTTTCTCCGGTGACCTGTTTGAGTGCATTCATCCCGGCGGTCAGTAGCGGGTGGTCCTCGGGCAACAGATAGGCCGCTGATCCTTGTTTTGAATCGCGGATCTCAAGTGCTGCGCCGTCAGGCAACTGCGCGTGTAGATGAGCGATCACCGCGTCCTGCGCTTTAACGGGATCCTGGCCGGGCACGAGCCTCATCGTGAGCTTGGCGGATGCCTCCGTTGGAATGACGGTCTTGGCGCCTGCGC is a window of Labrenzia sp. CE80 DNA encoding:
- a CDS encoding AraC family transcriptional regulator: MFVPLDRHKHYVTKEDLMDQPGAQRMRWVGPSLETSDEVLRGAIGFMDVEEGLSVHYSNAEDLHDLKIETECGPRLSASLFLEGQVDAFVGDFKIPMPSYDNDARHWSPIATVFSQNRIEKFVRHARKGVRLKKVTISISHDWLFTHLDKSDPRFHIFKEFAETHVSSLSWVPSTHAIGLAEQIIAAPNRSPFQHRLYITARVYGLLDEAFQHFSERPVDPPVKAIDGQDRHKLLEIDTFLDDQRGNCVAVEELARHIGMSQNSLQRLISRAYGLSASRFIRKFGLAKARTALERDGLTIAEAAHIAGYSSPANFSTAFKREFGLTPKQII